The genomic interval TTATAAAAGTGTATTAACTCACGGATTCGTTAATGATGGTGAAGGAAAGAAAATGTCTAAATCATTAGGAAACACAGTTGCACCTAGTGATGTAATAAAAGTTTATGGAGCAGATATATTAAGACTTTGGTGTGGTTCTGTTGACTATAGAGATGACGTAAGAATATCTGATAATATAATCAAACAAATGTCAGAAGCATATAGAAGAATAAGAAATACTGCAAGATATATACTTGGAAACAGCTACGATTTCAACCCAAAAACTGATAAAGTAGCATATAAAGATATGTTAGAAATAGATAAATGGGCTTTAAATAAATTAGAAGTATTGAAGAGAAATGTAACTGAAAGTTATGATAAATATGAATTCTATAATCTATTCCAAGGAATACATTACTTTGCAGCAATAGATATGTCAGCTTTCTACTTAGATATAATAAAAGATAGACTTTATACTGAAAAGAAAGATTCTGTTGCAAGAAGAGCTGCACAAACAGTTATGTATGAAATTTTAATGACTCTAACGAAAATGGTTGCACCTATACTTTCATTTACAGCTGAAGAAATTTGGGAAAACTTACCAGCAGAAGCAAGAGAAGCAGAATCTGTATTCTTAGCTGATTGGTATGTAAATAATGATGAATATCTAAATCCTGAATTAGATGAAAAATGGCAACAAATAATAAAACTAAGAAAAGAAGTAAATAAAAAATTAGAAAAGGCAAGACAAGGTGAAAATAAAATAATAGGAAACTCTTTAGATGCTAAAGTTAGCCTATACACTGAAGACAATGCTTTAAAAGAATTTATAAAAGAAAATCTAGAACTATTAGAAACAGTATTTATTGTTTCTGATATAGAAGTAGCAGACTCTAGTGATGATAACTTTACTGCTGCTGAAGAAATAGAAAACTTAAAAATAAAAATTACTCATGCTGACGGAGAAAAATGTGAAAGATGTTGGAAATATGACGATTTAGGAACTGATCCAGAACATCCAACACTATGTCCAAGATGTACAGGAGTATTGAAATAGGAGAAAGTATGATTTATATATTTTTATTCTTAATATTACTTATAATAGACCAGTATTCAAAATTTATAGTTCACAGTACTCTATATGTTGGGGATACAATTCCAATAATAGATAACTTCTTTAATTTGACATATGTTCAAAATAAAGGGGTTGCCTTTGGTCTTTTTCAAGGAAAAATAGATATAGTAAGTATTTTAGCACTTATAGCAATAGGCTTAATCTTATTCTATTTCTGCAAGAATTTTAAAAAGATAAGTTTCTTAGAAAGAATAGCCTATACTATGATATTCTCAGGAGCAGTTGGAAATATGATAGATAGACTGTTTAGAGGCTTTGTAATAGATATGCTAGACTTTAGAGGTATTTGGTCTTTCATCTTTAACTTTGCAGATGTATGGATAAATATAGGTGTAATTTTGATAATAATAGAACATTTAATTTTTAATAGAAAAAAGAGGGTGAAATAAAATGACATTTCAAGAAATAATTTTTTCTTTGCAACAATATTGGAGTTCTAAGGGTTGTATAATAGGAAATCCTTATGATATAGAAAAGGGAGCTGGAACATTTAACCCTAATACATTCTTAATGGCATTAGGACCAGAACCTTGGAACGTGGCTTATGTAGAGCCTTCAAGAAGACCAAAAGATGGAAGATATGGAGATAACCCTAACAGAGTTTATCAACATCATCAATTTCAAGTTATTATGAAACCATCACCAACTAATATACAAGAATTATATCTTGAAAGTTTAAGAGTTTTAGGTATAGAACCTGAAAAACATGATATAAGATTTGTAGAAGATGACTGGGAATCACCTACTCTTGGAGCTTGGGGACTTGGTTGGGAAGTATGGCTAGATGGAATGGAAATAACTCAATTCACTTACTTCCAACAAGTTGGAGGATTAGAATTAGATATAGTTCCAGTTGAAATAACTTATGGATTAGAAAGACTTGCACTATACATTCAAAATAAAGAAAATGTTTATGACTTAGAATGGACTAAGGGAGTAAAATATGGAGATATGAGATATCAATTTGAATTTGAAAACTCTAAATACTCTTTTGAACTTGCAAGCCTAGATAAACATTTTAAATGGTTTGATGAATATGAAGACGAAGCTAAAAAAGTTTTAGATCAAGGACTTGTTTTACCAGCTTATGACTATGTTTTAAAATGTTCTCATACATTTAATGTTTTAGATTCAAGAGGAGCTATTTCAACTACTGAAAGAATGGGATATATTCTAAGAGTTAGAAATTTAGCTAGAAGATGTGCTGAAGTATTTGTAGAAAATAGAAGAGCCTTAGGCTACCCTCTTTTAAATAAAAAATAAAAAAACTTTCTAAAAAACTTAAAAATAGTTCGTTACTAAGGAGATTTTTTAGATAATATACAGCTACTTGCCTGCCATTAGTGTTTCAGGAGCTCCACAAAGGCTCCTTCAACAATAATGGACGTCGCAGTAGCTTAGTAAAAATTATTTTAAATTCTTATATTTGTAACTCACTTATTTTTATAGTTTTTTAAGAGATTTGTTAATAGCAAAATAGCATAATTATTTTTTATTAAAAGATAAAAGAAAGAGGAGGAATATAAAGTGAAATTATTATTTGAAATTGGAATGGAAGAAATACCTGCAAGATTTTTGAGTCAAGCTTTAACTGATTTAAAAAGTAATTTTGAAAAGAAATTAAAGAATAATAGAATAAAATATGAAGGAATCAAAACTTATGGAACACCTAGAAGACTTGTTCTAGTTGTTGATGAAGTTGCAGAAATGCAAGAAGATTTAAATGAATTAAATATAGGACCATCAAGAGAAAGAGCATATAAAGATGGAGAACTTTCTAAAGCTGGAGAAGGGTTCTTAAATGCATATAAAATTGATGAAAGTCAAATTGAAATAGTAAAAAATGATAAAGGTGAATACATAGCTTTTAAAAGATTTGCAAAAGGAGAACCTACTGAAAAATTACTTCCTGAAATTTTAAAGGAATTAGTTTTAGAAGAAACATTCCCTAAATCAATGAAATGGTCTGATAAAACTATCAGATTTGCAAGACCTATAGAATGGTTTTTAGCACTATATGGAAATAATGTAATAGAATTTGAAATAGAAGGTATAAAGAGTTCAAATAAATCAAAAGGACATAGATTTTTTGGAAAAGAATTTGAAGTTTCTTCAGTTGAAGATTATTTAAAGAAGATAAGGGAAAATAATGTGATTATTGATATTTCTGAAAGAAGAAAAATGATTGAAGAAATGATTAATAAAGCATTATTAGAAGATGAAAAAGCAGATATTGATGAAGGTTTATTAGATGAAGTTACAAACTTAGTAGAACATCCTTATGCAATTGTTGGAAATTTCTCAGAAGATTTCTTAGAAGTTCCACAAGAAGTTTTAATAATATCTATGAAAGTTCATCAAAGATATTTCCCTATCTTAGATAAAAAAGGAAAATTACTTCCTAAATTTATAGTTATAAGAAATGGTATAGATTTTTCTCAAAATGTAAAAGAAGGAAATGAAAAAGTTTTATCTGCAAGACTTGCAGATGCTAGATTCTTCTATCAAGAAGACTTAAAAATTCCTTTAGATCAGAACGTAGAAAAATTAAAAACAGTAGTTTTCCAAAAAGATTTAGGAACAATGTTTAATAAAGTTAAGAGAACTGAAAAAATAGCTGAGTTCTTAATAGGAAAATTAAAATATAACTACATGAAAGCTGATATTTTAAGAACTGTAAAATTAGCTAAGGCAGACTTAGTTTCTAATATGATAGGTGAAAAAGAATTTACAAAACTTCAAGGACTTATGGGATCTAAATATGCTATGGAACGTGGAGAAGAAATAGGAGTAGCTATAGGAATAAAAGAACACTACTATCCTAGATTCCAAGGAGATTTATTACCTAGTGGAATAGAAGGAATAATCACAGGATTATCAGATAGAATAGATACTCTAGTTGGTTGTTTTGGTGTAGGATTAATTCCTACTGGTTCAAAAGACCCATTTGCTTTAAGAAGAACTGCTTTAGGAATAGTTAATATAATAATAAATGCAAATATCAATATTTCATTAAAAGAGTTGGTAAATGTTTCACTAGATGCTTTACAAGCTGATCAAGTATTAAAAGCTGATAGAGCAAAAGTTGAAGCAGATGTTTTAGATTTCTTAAAACAAAGAATGATAAATGTCTTCACAGATATGAAATATAGAAAAGATATAGTTCTAGCTGTGTTAGATAGAGATGCAGACAATATCACAAATGCTTTAGAAATAGTAAAAGTAATTAGTGAAAAACTAGCTTTAAATAAACTTGAAGCTCTTTTACAAGTTGCAAAGAGAGTTACTAATATCATAACAAAAGGTAACAATAATGTTACAGTAAAAGAAAAACTATTTAAAGAAGAAATAGAAAAAACATTATATGCAGAAGCAAAGAGAATTGGAGAAGAAGCAGAAAAATCTATTAAAGAAAATGAATACGCAGATTACTTTGAAAAGATAATCTCTTTAGTTCCAACTATAGATAAGTACTTTGAAGCTGTTATAGTAATGGATGAAGATAAAAATATAAGAGAAAATAGAATAAATCAATTAACTTTTATTAAAAATTTATTTGATAGAATAGCTTATTTAAATAAGATAGATTAATGGAGGAAAAATGGACTCAAAAAGGATAGAAAATGCTTTTTTAGAAGTTGTTGAAGCTTTGGGAGATGTTGAATACAAGGCCGAACTAAAAGATACACCTAAAAGAATAGCTGATAGTTATAAAGAAATTTTCTATGGGATAGGTATTGACCCAAAAGAAGTTTTAACAAGAACTTTTGACATCAATAATAATGAACTTATTATGGAGAAAAATATAGACTTCTATTCTATGTGTGAACATCATTTTCTACCTTTTTTTGGGACTATTTGTATAGCCTATGTACCAAATAAAAAGATTTTTGGTTTTGGTGATATATTAAAGCTTATAGAAATTTTGTCAAGAAGACCTCAGTTGCAAGAAAGACTTACAGAAGAAATAGCAAGATATATCTATGAGTTATTAGATTGTCAAGGAGTTTATGTAGTTGTAGAAGCTAAGCATTTATGTATGACTATGAGAGGACAAAAGAAAGAAAATACTAAAATTTTGACAACTTCTGCAAAAGGTATATTTGAAACTGATATTAATAAAAAATTAGAAGTTCTAGCACTATTGAAATAGCAAATAAAACAACTCCTGTTGAGACTGAATTTTAAGCCTAAAATGCTAATCATTCGCTAAAAAGCAGAACTCACTTCGTTCAAACATCTGCTTTTTTAACGCTCATTAACATAGCATTTAACGGCAAAATTCGTCATTCACAGTTCGTTTGTTTTATTTGTATTTTATATCTATAAGGACGTGAGGAAGAGGAATGGATAAAATTTATATAAGAGATTTGGAATTTATAGGTTATCATGGAGTTTTTGAAGAAGAAAAAAAATTAGGACAAAAATTTTATCTAAGTCTAGAACTTAGTACTAATTTGAGAGAAGCTAATGATGATATAACAAAGACAACTCACTATGGTGAAGTCGCTGAAACAGTTAAGAAAGTCTTTTTTCAAAAAAAATATGATTTAATAGAAACTTTAGCAGAGGATATAGCAAGAGAAGTGTTATTATCTTTTCCTTTAATAAAAGAAGTAAAATTAGAGATTAAAAAACCTTGGGCACCAGTCGGACTACCACTTAAAGATGTTGCTGTTGAAATTACAAGAAAATGGAATGAAGTATATCTTTCACTAGGTTCAAATATGGGTAATAAGAAAGAAAACTTAGAAAAAGCCATAAAAGAAGTGTCAAAAATAAGGGATACTTTTATTATAAAAGAAAGTAAAATCATAGAAACAGAACCTTTTGGCTATAAAGAACAAGATGATTTTCTAAATTCTTGTATAGGAATAAAGACTTTATTAACAGCAAGAGAAGTTTTAACAGAATTACTTGCCATCGAAATAAGAATGGGAAGAGAAAGAAAAATTAAATGGGGACCAAGAATAATAGATTTAGATATAATTTTCTATAATAAGGAAGTTATAGAAGAAGATGATTTGATAGTGCCTCATCCATATATGGAATATAGAGATTTTGTTTTAAAACCTTTAGAAGAAATAATACCTAATTTTGTTCATCCTTTACTTTCAAAGAGAATTACTGCACTTAGAAAGGAGCTTGAAAATGAAAAAAATTAGTTGTGGAAAAAAAGAAATTATTTTAGGTCAAAGAACCTTAATAATGGGAATATTAAATGTAACTCCTGATTCTTTTTCAGATGGAGGGAAATATAATAACTTAGATGCTGCAATGAAACAAGCAGAAAAATTAATTGCTGATGGAGCAGACATCATAGATATAGGTGGAGAGTCTACAAGACCAGGTCATACTCAAATAACAGTAGAAGAAGAAATTTCAAGAGTAGTGCCTATAGTAGAAAAGATTTCTAAAGAATTAAATACTATAATTTCTATAGATACATATAAACATGAAGTGGCAAAAGAAGCAGTGAAAGCTGGAGCAGATATAATAAATGATATTTGGGGTTTGCAATATGATAAAGGGGAAATGGCTAAGTTTGTAAAAGAATGTAATCTTCCACTTATTGCAATGCACAATCAAAATGATGAAGTATATAATAAAGATATAATGCTAGTTTTAAGAGAGTTTTTTGAAAAAACATATAAAATAGCAGATGAATATGGAATTGATAGAAATAAAATAATTTTAGATCCAGGCTTAGGTTTTGGAAAAAATAGTGAACAAAACATAGAAGTTTTATCAAGATTAGATGAGTTAAATGATATGGGACCTATTTTATTGGGTGCTTCAAAAAAGAGATTTATAGGTAAACTTCTTAATGATTTACCTTTCGACGAAAGAGTTGAAGGGACAGTTGCAACTACAGTAATAGGAATACAAAAAGGAGTAGATATTGTGAGAGTTCACAATGTTCTAGAGAATAAAAGAGCCTCTTTAGTTGCAGATGGGATATATAGAAAGAGAGGATAAAATGGAAAAACAAAGAACAATTCAAGAATATGTACCGGGGAAACAAGTGACACTTGCACATTTAATAGCAAATCCTGATAGAGATATGTGTGTAAAGTTAGGGCTTGATGAGGAAAAGACAAATGCTATTGGTATATTGACAATAACACCAGGAGAAGCTGCAATAATAAGTGCAGACATAGCAATTAAATCTGGTAGCATAGAATTGGGATTTTTAGATAGATTTAGTGGAACACTTTTAT from Fusobacterium pseudoperiodonticum carries:
- the lspA gene encoding signal peptidase II, whose amino-acid sequence is MIYIFLFLILLIIDQYSKFIVHSTLYVGDTIPIIDNFFNLTYVQNKGVAFGLFQGKIDIVSILALIAIGLILFYFCKNFKKISFLERIAYTMIFSGAVGNMIDRLFRGFVIDMLDFRGIWSFIFNFADVWINIGVILIIIEHLIFNRKKRVK
- the glyQ gene encoding glycine--tRNA ligase subunit alpha produces the protein MTFQEIIFSLQQYWSSKGCIIGNPYDIEKGAGTFNPNTFLMALGPEPWNVAYVEPSRRPKDGRYGDNPNRVYQHHQFQVIMKPSPTNIQELYLESLRVLGIEPEKHDIRFVEDDWESPTLGAWGLGWEVWLDGMEITQFTYFQQVGGLELDIVPVEITYGLERLALYIQNKENVYDLEWTKGVKYGDMRYQFEFENSKYSFELASLDKHFKWFDEYEDEAKKVLDQGLVLPAYDYVLKCSHTFNVLDSRGAISTTERMGYILRVRNLARRCAEVFVENRRALGYPLLNKK
- the glyS gene encoding glycine--tRNA ligase subunit beta, giving the protein MKLLFEIGMEEIPARFLSQALTDLKSNFEKKLKNNRIKYEGIKTYGTPRRLVLVVDEVAEMQEDLNELNIGPSRERAYKDGELSKAGEGFLNAYKIDESQIEIVKNDKGEYIAFKRFAKGEPTEKLLPEILKELVLEETFPKSMKWSDKTIRFARPIEWFLALYGNNVIEFEIEGIKSSNKSKGHRFFGKEFEVSSVEDYLKKIRENNVIIDISERRKMIEEMINKALLEDEKADIDEGLLDEVTNLVEHPYAIVGNFSEDFLEVPQEVLIISMKVHQRYFPILDKKGKLLPKFIVIRNGIDFSQNVKEGNEKVLSARLADARFFYQEDLKIPLDQNVEKLKTVVFQKDLGTMFNKVKRTEKIAEFLIGKLKYNYMKADILRTVKLAKADLVSNMIGEKEFTKLQGLMGSKYAMERGEEIGVAIGIKEHYYPRFQGDLLPSGIEGIITGLSDRIDTLVGCFGVGLIPTGSKDPFALRRTALGIVNIIINANINISLKELVNVSLDALQADQVLKADRAKVEADVLDFLKQRMINVFTDMKYRKDIVLAVLDRDADNITNALEIVKVISEKLALNKLEALLQVAKRVTNIITKGNNNVTVKEKLFKEEIEKTLYAEAKRIGEEAEKSIKENEYADYFEKIISLVPTIDKYFEAVIVMDEDKNIRENRINQLTFIKNLFDRIAYLNKID
- the folE gene encoding GTP cyclohydrolase I FolE, whose protein sequence is MDSKRIENAFLEVVEALGDVEYKAELKDTPKRIADSYKEIFYGIGIDPKEVLTRTFDINNNELIMEKNIDFYSMCEHHFLPFFGTICIAYVPNKKIFGFGDILKLIEILSRRPQLQERLTEEIARYIYELLDCQGVYVVVEAKHLCMTMRGQKKENTKILTTSAKGIFETDINKKLEVLALLK
- the folK gene encoding 2-amino-4-hydroxy-6-hydroxymethyldihydropteridine diphosphokinase, translated to MDKIYIRDLEFIGYHGVFEEEKKLGQKFYLSLELSTNLREANDDITKTTHYGEVAETVKKVFFQKKYDLIETLAEDIAREVLLSFPLIKEVKLEIKKPWAPVGLPLKDVAVEITRKWNEVYLSLGSNMGNKKENLEKAIKEVSKIRDTFIIKESKIIETEPFGYKEQDDFLNSCIGIKTLLTAREVLTELLAIEIRMGRERKIKWGPRIIDLDIIFYNKEVIEEDDLIVPHPYMEYRDFVLKPLEEIIPNFVHPLLSKRITALRKELENEKN
- the folP gene encoding dihydropteroate synthase, with product MKKISCGKKEIILGQRTLIMGILNVTPDSFSDGGKYNNLDAAMKQAEKLIADGADIIDIGGESTRPGHTQITVEEEISRVVPIVEKISKELNTIISIDTYKHEVAKEAVKAGADIINDIWGLQYDKGEMAKFVKECNLPLIAMHNQNDEVYNKDIMLVLREFFEKTYKIADEYGIDRNKIILDPGLGFGKNSEQNIEVLSRLDELNDMGPILLGASKKRFIGKLLNDLPFDERVEGTVATTVIGIQKGVDIVRVHNVLENKRASLVADGIYRKRG
- a CDS encoding BMC domain-containing protein, whose product is MGYIEREDKMEKQRTIQEYVPGKQVTLAHLIANPDRDMCVKLGLDEEKTNAIGILTITPGEAAIISADIAIKSGSIELGFLDRFSGTLLLTGDFASVESSLKAVLAFLQETLKFYICEITRS